A genomic region of Rhodomicrobium lacus contains the following coding sequences:
- a CDS encoding glutamate synthase subunit beta, with translation MGKITGFLEIEREERDYAPVAERTRHFREFVLPPTSEDVSRQAARCMDCGVPYCHRGCPINNQIPDWNDLVYHGEWEAAARNLHSTNNFPDVTGRICPAPCEAACTLNIDDVPVTIKSIECAIADRAFDEGFIVPEAAEVKTGKRVAVVGSGPSGLAAAQQLARAGHDVHVYEKNAMPGGLLRYGIPDFKLEKQVIERRVAQMQGEGVTFHCGVHVGVTLPVAELERDFDAVLLAGGSERPRDLPVPGRELKGVEFAMSFLTQQNRRVSGEPLGDVEPILATGKRVVVIGGGDTGSDCIGTSIRQGAASVTQIEIMPKPPVKENKDLTWPQWPLKLRTSSSQEEGAVRDFSVMTTRFEGNDKGEVARLHCVRVDEKMKAVPGSEFVLDADLVLLAMGFVSPVKEGLLADLGVELDGRGNVKATDRDYATSRPKVFVAGDMRRGQSLVVWAIREGRQAAHAIDLALMGTTLLPR, from the coding sequence ATGGGAAAGATCACCGGTTTTCTTGAGATTGAGCGCGAAGAGCGCGATTACGCACCCGTCGCGGAGCGCACGCGGCATTTCCGCGAATTCGTGCTGCCGCCGACGAGCGAGGACGTAAGCCGCCAGGCCGCGCGCTGCATGGATTGCGGCGTGCCCTATTGTCATCGTGGCTGCCCGATCAACAACCAGATCCCGGACTGGAACGATCTCGTCTATCACGGCGAATGGGAAGCGGCGGCGCGAAACCTCCATTCGACGAACAATTTCCCCGACGTGACGGGGCGCATCTGCCCGGCGCCTTGCGAGGCTGCCTGCACGCTCAACATCGACGACGTGCCTGTGACCATCAAGAGCATCGAATGTGCGATCGCCGACCGGGCGTTTGACGAGGGCTTCATCGTGCCGGAAGCGGCCGAGGTGAAGACCGGCAAGCGCGTTGCCGTGGTCGGCTCCGGCCCTTCGGGACTTGCCGCCGCGCAGCAGCTTGCGCGTGCGGGGCACGATGTGCATGTCTACGAAAAGAACGCAATGCCGGGCGGGCTTCTGCGCTATGGCATCCCGGATTTCAAGCTTGAGAAGCAGGTCATCGAGCGGCGTGTCGCGCAGATGCAGGGCGAGGGCGTGACCTTCCATTGCGGCGTCCATGTCGGCGTGACGCTTCCCGTTGCTGAACTCGAACGTGACTTCGACGCCGTGCTGCTGGCTGGCGGTTCCGAGCGCCCGCGCGATCTTCCCGTGCCGGGACGCGAACTGAAGGGCGTCGAGTTCGCCATGAGCTTCCTCACGCAGCAGAACCGGCGCGTTTCCGGCGAGCCGCTCGGCGATGTCGAGCCGATACTCGCCACGGGAAAGCGCGTTGTGGTGATCGGCGGCGGCGACACGGGCTCTGACTGCATCGGCACGTCGATCCGGCAGGGCGCGGCCTCGGTGACGCAGATCGAAATCATGCCGAAGCCTCCGGTCAAGGAAAACAAGGATCTGACCTGGCCGCAATGGCCGCTCAAGTTGCGGACCTCTTCGAGCCAGGAAGAAGGCGCCGTCCGCGACTTCAGCGTGATGACGACCCGCTTCGAGGGCAACGACAAGGGCGAGGTCGCGCGCCTTCATTGCGTGCGCGTCGACGAAAAGATGAAGGCCGTTCCCGGCAGCGAGTTCGTGCTCGATGCAGACCTCGTGCTGCTTGCCATGGGCTTCGTTTCGCCTGTCAAGGAAGGGCTGCTCGCCGACCTCGGCGTGGAACTCGACGGGCGCGGTAACGTCAAGGCCACCGACCGCGACTATGCGACGTCGCGCCCGAAGGTCTTCGTGGCGGGCGACATGCGGCGCGGGCAATCGCTTGTCGTCTGGGCGATCCGCGAGGGCCGTCAGGCTGCGCACGCGATCGATCTCGCGCTGATGGGAACGACGCTTCTGCCGCGATAG